From a single Acidobacteriota bacterium genomic region:
- a CDS encoding ATP-binding cassette domain-containing protein, producing MAKAFKCPTCAASLEYDGGKYQKCTFCGTTVILSPDSVSQTDSGKETGAVPEPGHHTPSDEVLISIRNLQVFFKGSGGGLFSGKGHGVVRAVDDVSLDIRRGETLGLVGESGCGKSTLGKAILRLTDPTGGRVMYNGKDLAHLSGGAMRDQRRHLQMIFQDPYASLNPRMTVGSIIGEPIRTFGLFKGESAEKRVQDLMETVGLSRRFIKRYPHEFSGGQRQRIGIARALAVDPEFIVADEPISALDVSIQAQIMNLMEQLQAEKNLTYLFISHDLRAVRHLSDRVAVMYLGKIVELADGAEIYKQSLHPYSKALISAVPVPDPEIEAKRERIILKGDVPSPINPPPGCHFHTRCQYAIAECKTKIPPLVEIRPRHYVACLRVTPEKPDIDD from the coding sequence ATGGCAAAAGCATTCAAATGTCCAACGTGCGCGGCATCCCTCGAATACGACGGAGGAAAGTATCAGAAATGCACATTCTGCGGAACTACCGTGATACTGTCCCCCGATTCCGTTTCGCAAACCGATTCCGGAAAGGAGACCGGAGCCGTCCCCGAACCCGGGCACCACACGCCTTCGGATGAAGTGCTCATTTCGATTCGAAATCTTCAGGTCTTTTTCAAGGGGTCGGGCGGCGGACTGTTTTCGGGCAAGGGGCACGGGGTCGTCCGTGCGGTCGATGATGTCTCGCTCGATATCCGGCGGGGTGAAACGCTCGGGCTTGTCGGCGAATCGGGTTGCGGAAAATCGACGCTCGGCAAGGCCATTCTGCGCCTCACCGATCCAACCGGCGGCCGCGTGATGTACAACGGCAAGGATCTCGCGCATCTTTCGGGCGGCGCGATGCGCGACCAGCGGCGGCATCTTCAGATGATCTTTCAGGATCCTTACGCGAGTCTCAATCCGCGAATGACGGTCGGTTCGATCATCGGCGAGCCGATCCGCACCTTCGGCCTCTTCAAGGGCGAATCCGCCGAAAAGCGCGTTCAGGATCTGATGGAAACCGTCGGATTGTCGCGCCGCTTCATCAAACGCTATCCGCACGAGTTCTCCGGCGGCCAGCGCCAGCGCATCGGGATCGCCCGCGCGCTCGCCGTCGATCCGGAGTTCATCGTCGCCGACGAACCGATCTCGGCGCTCGACGTTTCGATCCAGGCGCAGATAATGAACCTGATGGAACAGCTACAGGCGGAGAAAAACCTGACGTATCTGTTCATTTCGCACGACCTTCGCGCCGTCCGGCACCTTTCGGACCGCGTCGCCGTGATGTATCTCGGCAAGATCGTCGAACTCGCCGACGGCGCCGAGATCTACAAGCAGTCGCTGCACCCCTATTCGAAAGCGCTGATCTCGGCCGTTCCCGTTCCCGATCCCGAGATCGAAGCCAAGCGCGAGCGGATCATCCTCAAGGGCGACGTCCCGAGTCCGATCAATCCGCCGCCGGGCTGCCATTTCCACACACGCTGCCAGTACGCGATCGCCGAATGCAAAACGAAGATACCGCCGCTCGTCGAGATCCGCCCGCGCCACTACGTCGCCTGTCTGAGAGTCACGCCCGAAAAACCGGACATCGACGATTGA
- a CDS encoding ABC transporter ATP-binding protein, with protein sequence MSETNGTILSVIGLKTYFQTEDGVVKAVDDVTFELKKGETIGIVGESGSGKSVTNLSVMRLIPEPPGKIVGGKITFDGIDVLGLSIDEVRKIRGKRIAMIFQDPMTSLNPFLKISTQLMEVTRLHLGHTKQQAYEHAIKMLKLVGIPDAESRVDGYPHEFSGGMRQRVMIAMALSCDPELLIADEPTTALDVTIQAQILELIKDLKERMGTSVILITHDLGVVAGMTEKIIVMYAGKVFEQAPTAELFATPANPYTKGLLKSVPDPAHEQGKELYQIPGLPPDVAHLPPGCPFAERCDRAVDVCRTEFPPFVEINPGHHSLCHFAADVYRESVNERAEKDR encoded by the coding sequence ATGAGCGAAACCAACGGCACAATCTTATCGGTAATCGGTCTGAAGACGTATTTTCAGACTGAGGACGGCGTCGTCAAGGCGGTCGACGACGTTACGTTCGAGCTCAAAAAGGGCGAGACGATCGGAATCGTCGGCGAATCGGGGAGCGGCAAGTCAGTCACGAATCTGTCGGTAATGCGTCTTATCCCGGAACCTCCGGGAAAGATCGTCGGCGGAAAGATCACGTTCGACGGAATCGACGTCCTCGGGCTCTCGATCGACGAGGTCCGCAAGATTCGCGGAAAACGCATCGCGATGATCTTTCAGGATCCGATGACCTCGCTCAATCCGTTTCTGAAGATCTCGACGCAGCTGATGGAAGTCACGCGGCTTCATCTCGGCCACACGAAACAGCAGGCATACGAACACGCGATCAAGATGTTGAAGCTTGTCGGAATCCCCGACGCCGAAAGCCGCGTGGACGGATATCCGCACGAATTCTCGGGCGGTATGCGGCAGCGCGTGATGATCGCGATGGCGCTCAGCTGCGACCCGGAATTGCTGATCGCGGACGAGCCGACGACCGCGCTCGACGTCACGATTCAGGCGCAGATCCTCGAACTGATCAAGGATCTCAAGGAGCGTATGGGGACGAGCGTCATTCTCATCACGCACGACCTCGGCGTCGTCGCCGGAATGACCGAAAAGATCATCGTGATGTACGCCGGCAAGGTCTTCGAGCAGGCGCCGACCGCCGAACTCTTCGCGACGCCGGCGAATCCGTACACGAAAGGCTTGCTCAAGAGCGTTCCCGATCCGGCGCACGAACAGGGAAAGGAACTCTATCAAATTCCTGGACTTCCGCCCGACGTCGCGCATCTGCCGCCGGGCTGCCCGTTTGCCGAACGTTGCGACCGCGCCGTTGATGTATGCCGAACGGAGTTCCCGCCGTTTGTCGAGATCAACCCCGGACATCATTCGCTGTGCCATTTCGCCGCGGATGTCTACAGGGAATCGGTAAACGAGCGCGCGGAGAAAGATCGATGA
- a CDS encoding Uma2 family endonuclease — MFTSQVSISIETLLHLRHPMQYVGFDWPAYKRLSEEIGEGSGLKLTYKEGLLTIVPTSELHELIASILHNFITFAGMSLQKEIISTGSATLRSKRRNFGVEPDLSYFVSKADIHQTKATVEEEIDLAPDIVVEIDIHHKSDQKVEIYAEFGISEFWRYDGERLVISRLQPEGSYLAIPDSVEIPVLNAEGLSEFLARGQKEKQFVVLSDFQNWLGEKLGA; from the coding sequence ATGTTCACATCCCAAGTATCAATTTCGATCGAGACGCTGCTCCACCTGCGGCATCCGATGCAGTACGTCGGATTCGACTGGCCGGCGTACAAACGGCTTTCCGAAGAGATCGGCGAAGGCAGCGGTCTCAAACTCACCTACAAGGAAGGGCTCCTGACGATTGTTCCAACCTCAGAACTGCACGAACTCATTGCGAGTATTCTTCACAATTTCATAACTTTTGCAGGCATGTCCCTGCAAAAAGAGATCATCTCAACCGGAAGCGCGACCCTGCGTTCCAAGCGCAGGAATTTCGGCGTCGAGCCCGATCTTTCGTATTTCGTAAGCAAGGCCGACATTCATCAGACAAAAGCGACTGTCGAAGAAGAGATCGACCTCGCGCCGGATATCGTCGTTGAGATCGACATTCATCACAAATCGGATCAGAAGGTCGAGATCTACGCGGAATTCGGGATCTCCGAGTTCTGGCGTTACGACGGTGAACGGCTCGTGATTTCTCGGCTTCAACCCGAAGGCAGCTATCTGGCGATCCCGGACAGCGTCGAGATCCCGGTTCTGAACGCCGAGGGCCTTTCCGAATTCCTGGCGCGCGGACAGAAAGAAAAACAATTCGTCGTTTTGTCGGATTTTCAAAACTGGCTCGGGGAGAAACTCGGAGCCTGA
- a CDS encoding ABC transporter permease, which translates to MSQNPEIVKGASLWADAWKRLLKNKLAVFGLIVMAVMAVAVIFGPWIIERLTGFTFDFIPPESDLTRSFPPSMKHPMGTDDAGRDILARVLQGGRISLMVGIISTLVSLVIGVSYGAVAGYVGGFIDNLMMRIVDILFSIPYILIVIVLLAVFGKENTPDWIRSISAFFGGENNQGLSQIFLLFFALGCVSWLTMARVVRGQILSLKNQEFVLAARATGVSTPAIIFRHLVPNALGPVIVYATLTIPSVMLTEAFLSFLGIGVQPPFASWGSLAADGIKSIGIYPWQMIFPGVTMALTLFSLNFLGDGLRDALDPQTRKF; encoded by the coding sequence ATGAGTCAAAATCCTGAGATCGTAAAAGGAGCTTCGCTCTGGGCCGATGCCTGGAAACGCCTGCTGAAGAACAAGTTGGCCGTTTTCGGGCTGATCGTGATGGCGGTGATGGCGGTTGCCGTGATCTTCGGTCCGTGGATCATCGAACGCCTGACCGGGTTCACGTTCGATTTCATTCCGCCCGAATCGGATCTGACGAGATCGTTTCCGCCGTCGATGAAACATCCGATGGGAACCGACGACGCCGGGCGAGACATTCTCGCGCGGGTTCTGCAAGGCGGCCGGATCTCGCTGATGGTCGGCATCATTTCGACATTGGTTTCGCTCGTGATCGGCGTTTCTTACGGCGCGGTCGCCGGATACGTCGGCGGATTCATCGATAACTTGATGATGCGCATCGTCGACATATTGTTCTCGATTCCGTACATCCTGATCGTCATCGTCCTTTTGGCGGTTTTCGGCAAGGAGAACACGCCGGACTGGATCCGCTCGATCTCGGCATTTTTCGGAGGGGAGAACAATCAGGGGTTGAGCCAGATCTTCTTGCTGTTCTTCGCGCTCGGATGCGTTTCGTGGCTGACGATGGCGCGGGTCGTGCGCGGCCAGATCCTGAGTTTGAAGAATCAGGAGTTCGTGCTTGCGGCGCGCGCGACGGGCGTTTCGACCCCGGCGATCATTTTCCGGCATCTGGTGCCAAACGCGCTCGGGCCGGTGATCGTTTACGCGACCCTGACGATCCCGAGCGTGATGCTGACCGAGGCGTTCCTTTCGTTTCTCGGGATCGGCGTCCAGCCGCCGTTCGCGTCGTGGGGAAGCCTCGCGGCGGACGGCATCAAGAGCATCGGCATCTATCCGTGGCAAATGATCTTTCCCGGCGTGACGATGGCGCTGACGCTCTTTTCGCTCAATTTCTTAGGCGATGGCCTGCGTGACGCGCTCGATCCGCAGACGCGCAAGTTTTAG
- a CDS encoding ABC transporter permease — MLSFIIRRLLLIIPMALIVITLTWGLVRIAPGSFYSAEKKLPAAVEANIKKKYGLDKPWYQQYGIMMWNVVRGDFGDSLKYEGQSVNEIIRRHFPYSATMGILAYLLALAIGLSAGVVASLKQNSIFDYGSMSLAMLGLSIPNFVLGPILVLVFSLWLFWLPPARWSAAGLVLPVITLSAIYAAYIARLTRAGMLEVMRSDYIRTARAKGLDEKTVLLRHAIRGGLIPVISFTGPALAGLLAGTVVVERVFAIPGLGNIFIQAVLNRDEPLVLGIVAFLSILIMVFNLIVDISYGFLDPRIRYE; from the coding sequence ATGCTAAGTTTCATCATTCGACGCCTGTTGCTGATAATTCCGATGGCGCTGATAGTGATCACGCTGACCTGGGGATTGGTGAGGATCGCGCCCGGCAGTTTTTACTCGGCGGAGAAGAAACTCCCGGCGGCGGTCGAGGCCAACATCAAGAAGAAATACGGGTTGGACAAACCCTGGTACCAGCAGTACGGAATAATGATGTGGAACGTCGTCCGCGGTGATTTCGGCGATTCTCTCAAATACGAGGGGCAGTCCGTCAACGAGATCATCCGGCGCCATTTCCCGTACTCGGCGACAATGGGAATTCTCGCCTATCTGCTCGCGCTCGCCATCGGCCTTTCGGCTGGTGTCGTCGCTTCGCTCAAGCAAAACTCGATCTTCGATTACGGTTCGATGTCGCTCGCGATGCTCGGGCTTTCGATCCCGAATTTCGTACTCGGCCCGATCCTCGTGCTCGTCTTTTCGTTGTGGCTGTTTTGGCTCCCGCCGGCACGTTGGAGCGCCGCCGGACTCGTCTTGCCGGTGATCACGCTGTCGGCGATCTACGCCGCGTACATTGCGCGTCTGACTCGCGCCGGAATGCTTGAGGTGATGCGGTCGGACTATATCCGGACCGCGCGCGCGAAAGGACTCGACGAAAAAACGGTGCTGCTGCGCCACGCGATCCGCGGCGGACTGATTCCGGTCATATCGTTCACCGGCCCGGCACTTGCCGGACTTCTGGCCGGAACCGTTGTCGTCGAACGCGTCTTCGCGATCCCGGGGCTCGGAAACATATTTATTCAAGCCGTGCTCAACCGCGACGAACCGCTCGTGCTCGGGATCGTCGCGTTCCTGTCGATCCTGATAATGGTCTTTAATCTTATTGTCGATATTTCCTACGGGTTTCTCGATCCAAGGATCCGATACGAATAA
- a CDS encoding peptide ABC transporter substrate-binding protein, translating into MKPTRFQFGAIRGIFWCVYLLTVFFIAGCSEFEKPITEPFYSQTAPPQRREFRWSNGKMPKSFDPALASAAPETDIVRAIFDGLTETDPKTLKPLPVLAVKWESTDDFKTWIFHLRKDAKWSNGERITARDFVRSWERIVKLGKTVPQRGLFENIVGMDRLGETISPSAELGNEAVKPVAETPSGFVKKSTPTTEPERTNAAVSVEATPSPTPKREIGAVAIDPQTLKVTLIRPDKDFPTLVAHTVFRPVFKDGTEFEAGLNAGIVTSGAFRISSVGQDGVTLDRAENHWDRASVQLERVKFVPIETAETALEAYRLGEIDAVTNAHFEPLALKLLKPFEDFRQTTHGALNLYEFNLKKPPFDDRRVREALSIAIERERLTDGEMEGSTRPAMSFLPFGSGETEKLVEDSAKAKKLLEEAGFPNGANFPTIRLVVNRNDVQQRVARLVAKMWEQELNVKAQVIVVESAQVETIRSIGEFDLIRRGVVLPAADEMTSLLAIFAPPLKPEPVIDPNATPTATPTPPVAGAVPPTEIPATTPVVPDLPAYLLTHKTALAELPAIPLYFPTSYSLVKPYVLGFEINVLDSPSLKDVRIDTGWQPKKTKKES; encoded by the coding sequence ATGAAACCGACCAGATTCCAATTCGGGGCAATCCGCGGAATCTTTTGGTGCGTCTATCTGCTGACGGTTTTCTTCATTGCCGGATGCAGCGAATTCGAAAAACCGATAACCGAACCTTTTTATTCGCAAACCGCGCCGCCGCAAAGACGGGAATTCCGCTGGAGCAACGGCAAAATGCCGAAGTCGTTCGATCCCGCCTTGGCCTCTGCGGCGCCCGAAACCGACATCGTCCGCGCGATTTTCGATGGTCTGACGGAAACTGACCCGAAGACGCTCAAACCGTTACCGGTCCTCGCCGTCAAATGGGAATCGACGGACGATTTCAAAACCTGGATCTTCCATCTTCGCAAAGACGCGAAATGGTCGAACGGCGAACGGATCACCGCACGCGACTTCGTTCGTTCCTGGGAGCGGATCGTGAAGCTCGGCAAGACCGTTCCCCAACGCGGACTTTTTGAGAACATCGTCGGAATGGATCGGCTCGGTGAAACCATTTCACCGAGCGCCGAACTCGGGAACGAGGCCGTCAAACCGGTCGCCGAAACGCCTTCGGGATTCGTGAAGAAATCAACTCCGACGACCGAGCCGGAACGCACCAACGCGGCCGTTTCGGTCGAGGCGACGCCTTCACCGACTCCGAAGCGGGAAATTGGAGCGGTGGCGATCGACCCGCAAACGTTGAAGGTCACGCTGATCAGACCGGATAAGGATTTCCCGACGCTCGTGGCCCACACGGTCTTCCGCCCGGTTTTCAAGGACGGCACGGAGTTTGAGGCGGGACTTAATGCCGGAATCGTCACCAGCGGGGCGTTCCGCATCTCTTCCGTCGGTCAGGACGGTGTCACGCTCGATCGGGCGGAGAACCATTGGGATCGCGCAAGCGTCCAACTCGAACGCGTCAAGTTCGTGCCGATCGAAACGGCCGAAACGGCGCTCGAGGCCTACCGGCTCGGCGAGATCGATGCGGTTACCAACGCGCATTTCGAACCGCTCGCGCTGAAACTCCTTAAGCCGTTCGAGGATTTTCGCCAGACCACCCACGGCGCGCTGAATCTTTATGAGTTCAACCTAAAGAAACCGCCGTTCGACGATCGTCGCGTGCGAGAGGCGCTTTCGATCGCGATCGAGCGTGAACGTCTGACCGACGGCGAGATGGAAGGCTCGACGCGTCCGGCAATGTCGTTTTTGCCGTTCGGTTCCGGCGAGACCGAGAAACTCGTCGAGGACAGCGCGAAGGCGAAGAAGCTTCTTGAGGAAGCGGGATTTCCCAATGGCGCGAATTTCCCGACGATCCGGCTCGTTGTTAACCGAAACGACGTTCAGCAACGGGTCGCGCGCCTCGTCGCCAAGATGTGGGAACAGGAATTGAACGTCAAGGCCCAGGTCATCGTCGTCGAATCCGCCCAGGTTGAAACGATCCGCTCGATCGGCGAATTCGATCTCATCCGGCGCGGGGTCGTGTTGCCGGCGGCGGACGAGATGACTTCGCTGCTCGCGATCTTCGCGCCGCCGCTGAAACCCGAACCGGTAATCGATCCAAACGCGACACCGACGGCGACGCCGACGCCCCCGGTGGCAGGCGCGGTTCCGCCGACCGAAATACCGGCGACTACTCCGGTCGTGCCCGATCTCCCGGCGTATCTGTTGACCCACAAAACGGCGCTTGCCGAACTTCCGGCGATACCGCTCTATTTCCCGACCTCGTACTCGCTTGTCAAACCCTACGTGCTCGGATTCGAGATCAACGTCCTCGACTCGCCTTCGCTGAAAGACGTCCGGATCGATACCGGCTGGCAACCCAAAAAGACGAAAAAAGAATCGTAA
- a CDS encoding dephospho-CoA kinase, whose product MLKVGLTGSIAVGKSFVCEVLTELGAHVLDADKTARDVLKAGTVGLQRVVSEFGEDILTPDGELDRPKMASIVFADESKRQKLNSIVHPLVIEAQDLWIAERELEDPKGIAVIDAALMIESGGYTRFDKLVVVWCDSEVQLERLKERNGFDDAEALRRIGSQMPQDEKKRFADYLIETNGGFEETRRRTIEVFGQLRLLSH is encoded by the coding sequence ATGCTGAAAGTTGGCTTGACCGGCTCGATCGCCGTCGGAAAATCATTTGTTTGCGAAGTGCTGACCGAACTCGGCGCGCACGTTCTCGATGCCGACAAAACCGCCCGCGATGTCTTGAAGGCGGGAACGGTCGGATTGCAACGCGTCGTCAGCGAGTTCGGCGAGGACATCTTGACGCCCGACGGCGAACTCGACCGTCCGAAGATGGCGTCGATCGTCTTTGCGGACGAATCGAAACGGCAAAAACTCAATTCCATCGTTCATCCGCTGGTCATCGAGGCACAGGATCTTTGGATCGCCGAACGCGAGCTTGAAGACCCGAAAGGCATCGCCGTTATCGATGCCGCACTGATGATAGAATCAGGCGGCTACACGCGTTTCGACAAACTTGTTGTCGTTTGGTGCGATTCGGAAGTACAATTGGAAAGACTCAAAGAACGAAACGGTTTCGACGACGCGGAAGCTCTCCGGCGCATTGGATCTCAGATGCCGCAGGACGAGAAGAAGCGCTTCGCCGACTATTTGATCGAGACCAACGGCGGCTTCGAAGAGACCCGTCGTCGAACGATTGAAGTTTTCGGGCAATTGCGACTTTTGAGTCATTAG
- a CDS encoding nucleoside triphosphate pyrophosphohydrolase family protein yields the protein MKFEDYQNEAKQTALYPRRLSNLEYPTLGLAGEAGEVANIVKKIQRDFGGEITDEIRLKLKDELGDVLWYISACADELDLTLTEIAEFNVEKLAKRHNRK from the coding sequence ATGAAATTTGAAGATTATCAGAACGAAGCGAAACAAACGGCGCTTTATCCGCGCCGCCTAAGCAATCTTGAGTATCCGACGCTCGGCCTCGCGGGCGAAGCGGGCGAGGTCGCGAATATCGTCAAGAAGATCCAGCGCGACTTCGGCGGCGAGATCACCGACGAGATCCGTTTGAAACTGAAGGATGAACTCGGCGACGTCCTCTGGTACATCTCGGCCTGCGCCGACGAACTCGATCTGACGCTCACCGAGATCGCCGAATTCAATGTCGAGAAATTGGCCAAGAGACACAATCGGAAATGA
- a CDS encoding bifunctional methylenetetrahydrofolate dehydrogenase/methenyltetrahydrofolate cyclohydrolase: MTANILSGKEFAEAIKQEVATEVSRLGFKPTLTVVRVGEDPASAVYVGSKVKTAEELGIISEHRHLPAETTQAELLEIVGELNGRDDVDGILVQLPLPPQIDEREVLERIDPAKDVDGFHPINVGKLWEGQKSLVPCTPAGVIEILKRSGIKIAGENAVVIGRSNIVGKPMAALLIKESATVTVCHSKTKDLAAVASQADILVAAIGRAGFVRAEHIKPGATVIDVGINNVTSESLARELFGDDELEKRLRTIEKRGFTLVGDVCPKDAKEKAGNFTPVPGGVGLLTVAMLMKNTVDAAKMRRGS, translated from the coding sequence ATGACAGCCAATATTTTGAGCGGCAAGGAGTTTGCCGAAGCCATCAAACAAGAGGTCGCAACCGAGGTCTCGCGGCTCGGGTTCAAGCCGACGCTGACGGTCGTGCGCGTCGGCGAGGATCCGGCGTCGGCGGTTTACGTCGGGAGCAAGGTCAAGACCGCCGAGGAACTCGGGATAATTTCGGAGCATCGCCATCTGCCGGCGGAAACGACGCAGGCGGAACTGCTTGAGATCGTCGGTGAGTTGAACGGGCGTGACGATGTTGACGGAATTCTCGTCCAGCTTCCGCTGCCGCCGCAGATCGACGAGCGCGAGGTGCTGGAGCGGATCGATCCGGCCAAGGACGTCGACGGATTTCATCCGATCAACGTCGGCAAGCTCTGGGAGGGCCAGAAATCCCTCGTGCCGTGCACTCCGGCCGGTGTTATCGAAATTTTGAAACGTTCCGGGATCAAGATCGCCGGCGAGAACGCGGTCGTCATCGGCCGTTCGAACATCGTCGGCAAACCGATGGCCGCGCTGCTGATCAAAGAAAGCGCGACGGTCACTGTCTGCCATTCGAAAACGAAGGATCTTGCGGCCGTCGCATCGCAGGCGGACATCCTCGTCGCCGCCATCGGCCGCGCCGGATTCGTCCGCGCCGAACATATCAAACCGGGAGCTACGGTCATCGATGTCGGCATCAACAACGTCACCAGCGAATCGCTCGCCCGCGAACTTTTCGGCGACGATGAACTCGAAAAGCGTCTGCGCACGATCGAAAAGCGCGGCTTCACGCTGGTCGGCGACGTTTGCCCGAAAGACGCGAAAGAAAAAGCCGGCAATTTCACGCCGGTGCCCGGCGGCGTCGGACTTTTGACGGTCGCGATGCTGATGAAGAACACGGTCGACGCCGCAAAGATGCGCCGCGGGAGTTAG
- a CDS encoding VCBS repeat-containing protein — translation MSTSTGFPKLLAVCLISFAAVATVCAQPFFDYDRKADLGVFRPTEGNWYARSSESGSTAANNWGLWNDRLVPGDYDGDGLTDIAVWRPNSGIWYVLRSRDAQMQTVNWGTQVFVPVGWISDEPVPGDYDGDGNDDFAVWRASTGTWYVLLSKQGFNPEYAMTSKWGKLGDIPVPADYDGDHLTDEAIFRSTENRWYIRQSSDNAWRTTVLGQSGFDRLVPGDYTGDGRADYAIFRRGLWIIEDVVTGARTSYQFGLASDEPVPADYNGDGKTDPAVYRNGVWFILDVATGNFDAINYGLAGDVPLPALRVRPSIVPIP, via the coding sequence ATGTCAACGTCGACCGGATTTCCGAAGTTACTGGCCGTTTGCCTCATTTCATTTGCAGCCGTCGCAACGGTCTGTGCCCAGCCGTTTTTCGACTATGACCGGAAGGCGGATCTCGGCGTTTTCCGGCCGACGGAAGGCAATTGGTACGCGCGATCGTCCGAATCGGGTTCGACTGCGGCAAATAATTGGGGGCTTTGGAACGATCGCCTTGTTCCCGGCGATTACGACGGCGACGGACTGACTGACATCGCTGTTTGGCGTCCGAATTCCGGGATCTGGTATGTGCTTCGGAGCCGCGACGCGCAGATGCAAACCGTCAACTGGGGCACGCAAGTCTTCGTCCCGGTCGGCTGGATCTCGGACGAACCGGTTCCGGGCGATTATGACGGCGACGGCAACGACGATTTCGCCGTTTGGCGAGCGTCAACCGGGACCTGGTACGTTCTGCTCTCGAAGCAGGGCTTCAATCCCGAATACGCGATGACTTCAAAATGGGGAAAGCTCGGCGACATTCCCGTCCCGGCCGATTACGACGGCGATCATCTGACGGATGAAGCGATCTTTCGCTCGACGGAAAACCGTTGGTACATCCGTCAAAGTTCCGACAACGCTTGGCGAACGACCGTCCTCGGCCAGTCCGGATTCGACCGGCTCGTTCCGGGCGATTATACGGGCGACGGCCGCGCCGATTATGCGATTTTCAGACGCGGGCTCTGGATCATCGAAGACGTCGTAACGGGCGCACGGACCAGCTATCAATTCGGACTCGCGTCGGACGAACCGGTTCCGGCCGACTACAACGGCGACGGAAAGACCGATCCCGCGGTTTACCGAAACGGCGTGTGGTTCATCCTCGATGTCGCGACGGGCAATTTCGATGCGATCAACTACGGCCTTGCCGGTGACGTTCCGCTTCCCGCGCTCCGCGTTCGCCCGAGCATCGTCCCGATCCCGTAA